A single window of Vicia villosa cultivar HV-30 ecotype Madison, WI unplaced genomic scaffold, Vvil1.0 ctg.001519F_1_1, whole genome shotgun sequence DNA harbors:
- the LOC131635624 gene encoding secreted RxLR effector protein 161-like produces MNEAKTIETPMATNGKLEKDESDKDVVVKAYRGMIGSLLYLTASRPDIMFSVCMCARYISCPKELHLKAVKRILRYLRGTFKYGLWYSKGSDCSLVGYSDFVGCKSDRKSTSGTCHVFSKSLVSWHSKKQDSIALSTVGEEYVVVGSCCAQILWIKQQLLDFDIKLERIPIMCDNTGAINLTKNPVLHSCTKHIELRHHFLRDHVEKGEVVFEHDDSKNLSRPQKKKLSSTT; encoded by the coding sequence ATGAATGAAGCAAAGACAATTGAAACTcctatggcaacaaatggaaAGTTAGAAAAGGATGAATCTGATAAGGATGTTGTCGTCAAGGCAtatagaggtatgataggatctctccTTTATCTTACCGCATCTAGACcagacataatgtttagtgtttgtatgTGTGCTAGATATATATCATGTCCCAAAGAATTGCATTTAAAAGCAGTTAAGCGCATCCTTAGATACCTACGTGGTACCTTTAAGTATGGGCTTTGGTATTCTAAAGGAAGTGATTGTAGTTTAGTAGGTTACTCCGACTTTGTCGGCTGTAAATCGGATAGGAAAAGTACTAGTGGTACATGTCACGTGTTTTCGAAATCCTTagttagttggcatagcaagaaacaggaCTCTATAGCTTTGTCAACAGTTGGGGAAGAATACGTCGTGGTCGGTAGCTGTTGCGCACAAATCCTATGGATTAAGCAACAATTACTTGATTTTGATATTAAACTTGAACGTATTCCTATCATGTGTGATAACACCGGTGCGATCAACCTCACTAAAAATCCTGTACTACATTCTTGCACTAAACACATTGAGTTACGTCATCATTTCCTTCGCGATCATGTTGAGAAAGGCGAAGTCGTGTTTGAGCATGATGACAGTAAAAATCTGTCGCggcctcaaaaaaaaaaattaagttctaCGACTTAa